The following are encoded together in the Triticum dicoccoides isolate Atlit2015 ecotype Zavitan chromosome 6B, WEW_v2.0, whole genome shotgun sequence genome:
- the LOC119322105 gene encoding beta-1,2-xylosyltransferase XYXT1-like codes for MSMSCCEERERPRKSCAPVHANGGFAAGVLFALLVYFLVRQQTAIGAATTAALAQWSTVKQLIGAPGETQLIKAPGEMLVTSDVHRVADKQPVQDSDNGKVVCTTEDRSRGLSATCEVDGDVRTNGTALSVSLVPASWSERHEWMISPYARSGQSLRAVTVTQLQDRAATPPCTVTHTMPAILFGIGGYVGNYWHEYADILVPLFVASRRYHGEVTFLVSNIQQMPRWLVKYRALLQGLSKYGVVDMDRDAYVRCFPRVSVGLRLDKDLSIVPELVPGGRLTMADFTRFVRETYVLPRGTVTMEPYKKPRLLLIQRATSRQFLNEPEIARAAEAAGFEVVVTELRHDGSEVEQASVVNSFDVLLGVHGAGLTNAVHMPPGGVLIQVVPYGKLESMARLDFSEPATDMGLKYLDYSVSVEESSLLEKLGPDHPAIKDPDSIHRSGWTTMYEFYLMQNVRINTTRFAPTLEQAFNHLRKQ; via the exons ATGAGCATGAGCTGctgcgaggagagggagaggcccAGGAAGAGCTGTGCGCCGGTCCACGCCAACGGCGGCTTCGCTGCCGGAGTCCTCTTTGCGCTCCTCGTCTACTTCCTCGTCCGGCAGCAGACTGCGATCGGTG CTGCCACCACGGCAGCACTAGCACAATGGAGCACGGTTAAACAACTGATTGGAGCTCCTGGTGAAACGCAACTGATTAAAGCTCCTGGTGAAATGC TTGTTACTTCTGATGTGCACCGGGTCGCCGACAAACAACCGGTTCAAGATTCGG ATAATGGCAAGGTGGTGTGTACCACGGAGGACCGCTCCCGCGGTTTGTCTGCCACCTGCGAAGTCGACGGCGACGTCCGCACCAATGGAACAGCCCTATCGGTGAGCCTCGTCCCAGCGAGCTGGTCGGAGCGCCACGAGTGGATGATCTCGCCGTACGCACGTAGTGGCCAGAGTCTGAGGGCGGTCACCGTAACGCAGCTGCAGGACCGGGCCGCCACCCCGCCGTGCACGGTGACCCACACGATGCCCGCCATCCTGTTCGGGATCGGAGGGTACGTGGGAAACTACTGGCATGAGTACGCTGACATTCTCGTGCCGCTGTTCGTCGCGTCACGGCGGTACCACGGCGAGGTCACGTTCCTGGTCAGCAACATCCAGCAGATGCCGCGGTGGCTGGTCAAGTACAGGGCCTTATTGCAGGGGCTATCCAAGTACGGCGTCGTGGACATGGACCGCGACGCGTATGTGCGGTGTTTCCCGCGCGTCTCGGTAGGGCTCCGCCTCGACAAGGACCTCAGCATCGTTCCCGAACTAGTGCCGGGGGGCCGCCTCACCATGGCAGACTTCACGCGGTTCGTGCGCGAGACCTACGTGCTCCCACGCGGAACAGTGACCATGGAGCCGTACAAGAAGCCGCGGCTGCTGCTGATCCAGCGGGCCACCTCTCGCCAGTTCCTTAACGAGCCGGAGATTGcgcgagcggcggaggcggcggggtttgAGGTGGTAGTGACGGAGCTGCGGCACGACGGCTCCGAGGTTGAGCAGGCTTCGGTGGTGAACTCGTTTGATGTGTTGCTGGGCGTGCACGGCGCCGGGCTGACGAACGCGGTGCACATGCCGCCCGGCGGCGTACTGATCCAGGTGGTGCCGTATGGCAAGTTGGAGTCCATGGCGAGGTTAGATTTCAGCGAGCCCGCAACAGACATGGGGCTCAAGTACCTTGACTACAGCGTGAGCGTGGAGGAGAGCTCGCTGCTGGAGAAGCTAGGTCCGGATCACCCGGCGATCAAGGACCCCGACTCCATCCACCGAAGCGGCTGGACCACGATGTATGAGTTCTACCTGATGCAGAACGTCCGCATCAACACCACTCGCTTCGCGCCAACGCTGGAGCAAGCGTTCAACCACCTACGCAAGCAGTAG
- the LOC119325781 gene encoding alpha-1,3-arabinosyltransferase XAT3-like: MSCAPFRVNAGFAAGVLFALIVCFILQQEAAISGLSVATTAAVAQWITLKQLSRDPGAMQLIKAPRESETLVASDVQRTPDIQLIQGSDNGKVVCNTEGRSRDWSETCEVDGDVRTNGTALSVTLVPASRSSERREWMISPYARGGQSLRSVTVTQLQDRSAAPPCTVTHTMPAVLFGIGGYVGNYWHDYTDILVPLFVVSRRYHGEVTFLVSNIQHLPRWLVKYKALLHGLSKYEVVDMDRDAYVRCFPHVTVGLHLDKELTIVPELVPGGPLTMADFTRFVRETYALPRGAPTREPGKKPRLLLIHRGDFRRFLNEEEILQAAEAAGFEAALSEPRVNGSEVDQARLVNSFDVVLGMHGAGLTNAVHLPPGGALIQVVPYGKMEYLARAEFSEGATDMGLKYLDYSMSAEESSLMEKLGPEHPAIKDPDSIHRSGWENMFELYLKQNARINTTRFAPTLVQAFDHLRQQ, translated from the exons ATGAGCTGTGCGCCGTTCCGTGTCAACGCCGGCTTCGCCGCCGGCGTCCTCTTCGCGCTCATCGTCTGTTTCATCTTGCAGCAGGAGGCTGCCATCAGCGGCCTCAGCG TCGCCACTACGGCAGCAGTAGCACAATGGATCACGCTTAAACAGCTGAGTAGAGATCCTGGTGCAATGCAACTGATTAAAGCTCCTCGTGAAAGTGAAACAC TCGTCGCTTCTGACGTGCAGCGGACCCCGGACATACAGCTGATCCAAGGTTCAG ATAATGGCAAGGTGGTGTGTAACACGGAGGGCCGCTCGCGTGACTGGTCCGAAACCTGCGAAGTCGACGGTGACGTCCGCACCAATGGCACAGCACTGTCGGTGACCCTCGTCCCAGCGAGCAGATCGTCGGAGCGTCGGGAGTGGATGATCTCACCATACGCACGCGGTGGCCAGAGCCTGAGGTCGGTCACCGTGACGCAGCTGCAGGACCGATCCGCCGCCCCGCCATGCACGGTGACCCACACTATGCCCGCCGTCCTGTTCGGTATCGGGGGCTACGTGGGCAACTACTGGCATGACTACACCgacattctggtgccgctgttcgtCGTGTCGCGGCGGTACCACGGCGAGGTGACGTTCCTGGTCAGCAACATCCAGCACCTGCCGCGGTGGCTGGTCAAGTACAAGGCCTTGTTGCATGGTCTGTCCAAGTACGAGGTCGTGGACATGGACCGAGACGCGTATGTGCGGTGCTTCCCGCACGTCACGGTGGGGCTCCACCTCGACAAGGAGCTGACCATCGTCCCCGAGCTGGTGCCGGGGGGTCCCCTCACCATGGCCGACTTCACCCGGTTCGTGCGCGAGACCTACGCGCTCCCACGCGGAGCACCGACCCGGGAGCCGGGCAAGAAGCCGCGGCTGCTGCTGATCCACCGGGGGGACTTCCGTCGGTTCCTGAACGAGGAGGAGATATTacaagcggcggaggcggcggggtttgAGGCGGCGCTGTCGGAGCCGCGGGTGAACGGGTCCGAGGTGGACCAGGCGCGGCTGGTGAACTCGTTCGACGTGGTGCTGGGCATGCACGGCGCGGGGCTGACGAACGCGGTGCACCTGCCGCCGGGCGGCGCGCTGATCCAGGTGGTGCCGTACGGGAAGATGGAGTACCTCGCGAGGGCGGAGTTCAGCGAGGGCGCGACGGACATGGGGCTCAAGTACCTTGACTACAGCATGAGCGCGGAGGAGAGCTCGCTGATGGAGAAGCTGGGGCCGGAGCACCCGGCGATCAAGGACCCCGACTCCATCCACCGCAGCGGCTGGGAGAATATGTTTGAGCTCTATCTTAAGCAGAACGCTCGCATCAACACCACCCGCTTCGCGCCAACGCTGGTGCAAGCGTTCGACCACCTACGACAGCAGTAG